The following proteins are co-located in the Triticum aestivum cultivar Chinese Spring chromosome 1A, IWGSC CS RefSeq v2.1, whole genome shotgun sequence genome:
- the LOC123055982 gene encoding G-type lectin S-receptor-like serine/threonine-protein kinase At2g19130, with the protein MFIHRLPLPSKRPIHHTSTHRSPEFHRSTPNSRRRSILRLIPPPETTQPATVSVVDSFTDVDARPCRPGQDRHRLRGCGRSSACSSSAARERSASTNSRCRRTETRGGTEGTGCRREYEMAAGALPLGVFVVLLCVGVVRAADADIIAAGRPLSGDQKLVSPGGKFALGLFHPDGAADGSWYVGIWYHKIPVHTPVWVANRETPVSNTSRLAIAPDGNLALFDGAGSIVWSTNASTSGVANASDTVAVLLDSGNLVLAPASNASAVLWQSFDHITDTWLPGGKLRRDKRTGAIQAMASWRARGDPAPGMYALQLDPSGAKQYLLLWNATRVYWATGNWTGKYFTGAPEVAASSGGSGYSFNFVDNDDESYFTYNFAVNTTVYRFVMDVSGQVKGWFWVEATQGWNLVYAEPKARCAVPRGCGAFGVCTEGSSTACDCARGFNPQSPASWGLGDYISGCVRNTQLQCSKNSSDPSDGLKKVEQDKFLRIDGMRLPDDGRMAGAASSGDCQRACLGDCTCSAYAYNGSCFLWHGDLFNLQDGVLDNQAGAGSLYLRLAASELPGARSHVWRDIKVAAVALGVTCFVIAAAILLVRTIRGAMKRRRATRLNGLAVGDGCVSYKYSDLQSLTKNFTDKIGAGAFGSVFKGQFSDNTVVAVKKLEGLRQGEKQFRAEVSTLGTIQHVNLIRMLGFCSHGGDRKLLVYEYMPNGSLDRHLFRKTFYVLSWQVRYQVALGVAKGLAYLHDKCRDCIIHCDVKPENILLDASFGAKVADFGLAKLVGRDFSRVLTTMRGTVGYLAPEWISGEAITAKADVFSYGMMLFEIVSGRRNIEQGERRSVVSSATDADGEEAEEHPTTTFFPLLVARKLAEGDVMTLLDPELEGDANAEEMRRVCKVACWCIQRDVDARPTMGEVVQVLEGLTDLEMPPVPHYLEVLVGRPVHGTVYHSTEQFFRS; encoded by the exons ATGTTCATTCATCGCCTACCTCTACCTTCGAAAAGACCCATACATCACACATCCACCCACAGAAGTCCTGAATTCCATAGGTCGACGCCGAATTCTCGTCGCCGGTCAATTCTGCGACTCATTCCTCCTCCAGAAACAACACAACCTGCAACAGTTTCTGTGGTTGACAGCTTCACTGATGTGGACGCACGGCCGTGCCGCCCAGGACAGGATAGACATAGACTGCGTGGCTGCGGTCGATCAAGTGCGTGTTCGTCTTCCGCCGCGCGCGAACGCTCTGCGAGTACAAATAGCCGGTGCCGTCGCACCGAAACGAGGGGAGGCACGGAGGGCACAGGTTGTAGACGAGAATACGAGATGGCAGCTGGCGCGCTTCCTCTGGGCGTGTTCGTCGTGCTGCTCTGCGTGGGCGTCGTGCGCGCGGCGGACGCGGACATCATCGCGGCCGGCCGTCCGCTCTCCGGCGACCAGAAGCTGGTCTCTCCCGGCGGCAAGTTCGCCTTAGGACTCTTCCACccag ACGGCGCAGCCGACGGCAGCTGGTACGTCGGCATCTGGTACCACAAGATCCCGGTGCACACGCCGGTCTGGGTGGCCAACCGCGAGACGCCGGTCTCCAACACGTCGCGGCTCGCCATCGCGCCCGACGGCAACCTCGCGCTGTTTGACGGCGCCGGCTCGATCGTCTGGTCCACGAACGCCAGCACCAGCGGCGTCGCCAATGCCAGTGACACGGTCGCCGTTCTCCTCGACTCCGGAAACCTCGTGCTCGCGCCGGCGTCCAACGCCTCCGCGGTGCTGTGGCAGAGCTTCGACCACATCACGGACACGTGGCTTCCAGGCGGGAAGCTCAGGCGCGACAAGCGCACCGGCGCCATCCAGGCTATGGCCTCGTGGAGGGCGCGCGGCGACCCCGCGCCGGGGATGTACGCCCTCCAGCTCGACCCGTCCGGGGCGAAGCAGTACTTGCTGCTGTGGAATGCCACCCGTGTGTACTGGGCCACCGGCAACTGGACAGGCAAATACTTTACCGGCGCGCCGGAGGTCGCCGCGTCGAGCGGCGGCTCCGGGTATAGCTTCAACTTCGTGGACAACGACGACGAGAGCTACTTCACTTATAACTTCGCCGTGAACACGACGGTGTACCGGTTCGTCATGGACGTGTCGGGGCAGGTCAAGGGGTGGTTCTGGGTGGAGGCCACGCAGGGATGGAACCTGGTCTACGCCGAGCCCAAGGCACGGTGCGCCGTGCCTCGCGGCTGCGGCGCGTTTGGCGTCTGTACCGAGGGCTCGTCCACGGCGTGCGACTGCGCCCGGGGCTTCAATCCGCAAAGTCCGGCGAGCTGGGGCCTCGGCGACTACATCAGCGGTTGCGTGCGCAACACCCAGCTTCAGTGCAGTAAGAACAGCAGTGACCCGTCGGACGGCTTGAAGAAGGTGGAGCAGGACAAGTTCCTCCGCATCGACGGCATGAGGCTTCCTGACGATGGCCGAATGGCGGGAGCTGCAAGCTCCGGCGACTGCCAACGCGCGTGTCTAGGGGACTGCACATGCTCCGCCTACGCGTACAACGGCAGCTGCTTCTTGTGGCACGGCGATCTGTTCAACTTACAGGACGGTGTCCTGGACAACCAGGCCGGCGCGGGGAGCCTGTACCTCCGACTCGCCGCGTCGGAGCTCCCAGGCGCGCGAAGCCACGTATGGAGGGACATCAAGGTCGCCGCCGTGGCACTCGGCGTCACGTGCTTCGTGATCGCCGCAGCCATTCTTCTCGTTCGTACGATAAGAGGTGCGATGAAGAGGAGAAGAGCAACGAGACTCAACGGTCTCGCCGTCGGCGATGGCTGCGTGAGCTACAAGTACAGCGACCTGCAGTCCTTGACCAAGAACTTCACCGACAAGATCGGGGCGGGCGCCTTCGGGTCGGTGTTCAAGGGCCAGTTCTCCGACAACACCGTCGTGGCCGTCAAGAAGCTGGAGGGGCTCCGGCAAGGCGAGAAGCAGTTCCGCGCCGAGGTGAGCACGCTGGGCACCATCCAGCACGTCAACCTCATCCGCATGCTCGGCTTCTGCTCCCACGGCGGCGACCGGAAGCTGCTCGTCTACGAGTACATGCCCAACGGCTCGCTCGACCGGCACCTGTTCCGCAAGACGTTCTACGTCCTCAGCTGGCAGGTGCGGTACCAGGTCGCGCTCGGCGTCGCCAAGGGGCTGGCCTACCTCCACGACAAGTGCCGGGACTGCATCATCCACTGCGACGTGAAGCCCGAGAACATCCTCCTCGACGCCTCCTTCGGCGCCAAGGTGGCGGACTTCGGGCTCGCCAAGCTCGTCGGCCGGGACTTCAGCCGGGTGCTCACCACCATGCGCGGCACGGTGGGGTACCTGGCGCCGGAGTGGATCAGCGGCGAGGCCATCACGGCCAAGGCGGACGTGTTCAGCTACGGGATGATGCTCTTCGAGATCGTGTCCGGGAGGCGGAACATCGAGCAAGGGGAGAGGCGGTCCGTGGTGTCGTCGGCGACAGACGCGGATGGTGAGGAGGCAGAGGAACACCCGACGACGACCTTCTTCCCGTTGCTGGTCGCGAGGAAGCTGGCAGAGGGGGACGTGATGACATTGCTGGATCCCGAGCTGGAAGGCGACGCGAACGCCGAGGAGATGAGGAGGGTGTGCAAGGTCGCCTGCTGGTGCATCCAGCGCGACGTCGACGCGCGCCCGACGATGGGGGAGGTGGTGCAGGTGCTAGAGGGGCTGACGGACTTGGAGATGCCACCAGTGCCTCACTACCTTGAAGTGCTCGTGGGACGGCCGGTACACGGAACAGTGTACCATAGCACAGAGCAGTTTTTCCGTTCGTAG